A genomic region of uncultured Roseibium sp. contains the following coding sequences:
- a CDS encoding TRAP transporter substrate-binding protein has translation MTIRTFAIAAATSLALTAPAAAQEAFEMTSAFGKNLPILGTAAVGFTEKINSISNDVEFEHFDPGELVPALEALDAVSSGSVDAAYTTSGYWQGKIPAASLFAAVPFGPEAGEFLAWMLYGDGAELFQRMYDENGYNVHVIPCGIIAPETSGWFKNEINGLEDLEGLNMRFFGLGAEVMQKLGVSTSLLAGGDIFPALERGAIDATEFSMPRIDARLGFHNIAKYNYFPGWHQPATMFELLINKDRWDDLDEVAQNQIQIACMANITDNFAEGEATNFDAMQENVEKNGVTIKQWSPEMLAAFETAWVEVAAELAAEDAFFKEVWDNLQEFRAGYKVWNDNIYLPRPRN, from the coding sequence ATGACGATCCGTACTTTCGCCATTGCAGCGGCGACGAGCCTTGCATTGACGGCACCGGCTGCCGCTCAGGAAGCCTTCGAAATGACTTCGGCCTTCGGCAAAAACCTGCCGATCCTCGGCACCGCTGCCGTGGGCTTTACCGAAAAGATCAATTCCATCTCCAACGATGTCGAGTTCGAGCACTTCGATCCGGGCGAGCTGGTTCCAGCCCTTGAAGCGCTTGACGCCGTTTCCAGCGGATCGGTTGATGCTGCCTACACGACATCCGGGTACTGGCAGGGCAAGATCCCGGCCGCCTCGCTGTTTGCCGCCGTGCCGTTCGGTCCGGAAGCCGGGGAATTCCTCGCATGGATGCTCTATGGCGATGGCGCGGAACTGTTCCAGCGCATGTATGACGAAAACGGATACAACGTTCACGTCATTCCCTGCGGGATCATCGCTCCGGAAACGTCCGGCTGGTTCAAGAACGAGATCAACGGTCTTGAAGATCTTGAAGGTCTGAACATGCGTTTCTTCGGCCTCGGCGCGGAAGTGATGCAGAAACTCGGCGTGTCCACGTCGCTGCTCGCTGGTGGTGATATCTTCCCGGCGCTGGAGCGCGGTGCGATCGATGCGACCGAATTCTCCATGCCGCGGATCGATGCACGTCTCGGGTTCCACAACATCGCGAAGTACAACTACTTTCCGGGCTGGCACCAGCCGGCAACGATGTTCGAGCTCCTGATCAACAAGGACCGCTGGGACGATCTCGACGAAGTCGCCCAGAACCAGATCCAGATCGCCTGCATGGCGAACATCACCGACAACTTCGCAGAAGGTGAAGCCACCAACTTTGATGCGATGCAGGAAAACGTCGAAAAGAACGGTGTAACCATCAAGCAGTGGTCGCCGGAAATGCTCGCCGCTTTCGAAACTGCGTGGGTCGAAGTCGCTGCCGAGCTGGCTGCTGAAGATGCGTTCTTCAAGGAAGTCTGGGACAATCTCCAGGAGTTCCGTGCCGGCTACAAGGTCTGGAACGACAACATCTACCTGCCGCGTCCGCGCAACTAA
- a CDS encoding MarR family transcriptional regulator: protein MTEITDKDKNSSRSRFILYWGDMGSQWGVNRSVAQIHALLYLSTEPLNAEQISEELGIARSNVSNSLKELVGWKLIQRVPVAGDRREHFIAETDVWEMALLIARGRKEREIDPAIRAIDMCVTQAETETALDPEVLGRMHAMQDFLATADKWSAQMLSVPKSNLAALMKMGNKVLTLLKIGGKTSR, encoded by the coding sequence ATGACAGAAATTACCGACAAAGATAAAAATTCTTCAAGATCCCGGTTCATCCTCTATTGGGGAGACATGGGAAGCCAGTGGGGCGTGAACAGGTCCGTGGCGCAGATCCACGCCCTTCTGTATCTCAGCACCGAACCGCTCAATGCGGAACAGATCTCCGAGGAACTCGGGATCGCGCGCTCCAACGTCTCCAATTCCCTGAAGGAACTGGTCGGCTGGAAGCTGATCCAGCGCGTGCCCGTCGCGGGTGACCGGCGTGAGCATTTTATCGCCGAGACCGATGTCTGGGAAATGGCGCTGCTCATCGCCAGGGGCCGCAAGGAGCGGGAGATCGATCCGGCAATCCGGGCGATCGACATGTGCGTGACACAGGCGGAGACCGAAACCGCCCTCGATCCCGAGGTGCTCGGGCGCATGCACGCCATGCAGGATTTCCTGGCCACGGCTGACAAATGGTCGGCCCAGATGCTCAGCGTTCCAAAGTCCAATCTCGCCGCCTTGATGAAGATGGGCAACAAGGTGCTCACCCTCCTGAAGATCGGCGGCAAGACTTCGAGATAG
- a CDS encoding adenylate/guanylate cyclase domain-containing protein, with product MNNDATISSDEIIRWLMVAGPRLETPSALLNGYSLKLREAGLQVDRSTLGAPILHPIAKSSYVFWDLETGPEQRWFVYTPDQMEMLKASPIHKIYTRGEATSLRLDLPGERSRYPIGEDLWAERYHQYEALPLQFSDETFKVLTLATKSPGGFDGHAKALIDTTLPALTLVFEGFIARNTARTLMETYVGTRAGLRVLDGEIARGDGSTIDAVIWFSDLRGFTSLAQSRSEDDLLKLLNDYFGTLTDAIEAHSGEVLKFIGDALLAVFPHQHDVGAAVGRAEAAALQVAGADRPRTDYTFGIGLHPGSVFYGNVGGGNRLDFTVIGSSVNIASRIEGLCGPLGETVLASGDFAAKSENSWRSVGPRELKGVADPLEIFAPVVPQRRS from the coding sequence ATGAACAATGACGCCACGATATCAAGTGATGAGATCATCCGCTGGCTGATGGTCGCAGGACCCCGCCTGGAAACGCCCTCGGCATTGCTGAACGGCTACAGCCTGAAACTCCGCGAAGCCGGACTTCAGGTCGACCGGTCGACACTCGGCGCGCCGATCCTGCACCCGATCGCGAAGTCATCCTATGTTTTCTGGGATCTGGAGACCGGCCCGGAGCAACGCTGGTTCGTCTATACGCCGGACCAGATGGAAATGCTGAAGGCGAGCCCGATCCACAAGATCTACACGCGCGGCGAAGCAACATCGCTGCGCCTGGATCTGCCGGGCGAAAGGAGCCGTTACCCGATCGGTGAGGATCTGTGGGCGGAGAGGTACCATCAATACGAGGCCCTGCCGCTGCAGTTCTCCGATGAAACCTTCAAGGTCCTGACCCTCGCCACCAAGTCGCCCGGCGGATTTGACGGCCACGCCAAGGCCCTGATCGACACGACGCTGCCCGCGCTGACGCTTGTGTTCGAGGGTTTCATCGCGCGCAACACCGCAAGAACGCTCATGGAGACCTATGTCGGCACGAGGGCCGGTCTACGGGTACTTGATGGCGAGATCGCCCGAGGTGACGGCAGCACCATCGATGCGGTGATCTGGTTTTCCGATCTGCGCGGTTTCACCTCCCTGGCGCAATCGCGCAGCGAGGATGATCTGCTGAAACTTCTGAACGACTACTTCGGCACGCTGACGGACGCGATCGAGGCCCATTCCGGCGAAGTCCTGAAGTTCATCGGGGATGCCCTGTTGGCGGTGTTTCCGCATCAACATGATGTCGGAGCAGCCGTCGGAAGAGCGGAAGCCGCGGCCCTGCAGGTTGCAGGAGCAGACCGGCCGCGGACCGACTATACGTTTGGCATCGGCCTTCATCCCGGCTCGGTCTTTTATGGCAATGTCGGCGGCGGCAACCGGCTCGACTTCACCGTCATCGGGTCGTCGGTCAACATCGCCAGCCGCATCGAGGGCCTGTGCGGTCCGCTCGGCGAAACCGTTCTGGCCTCCGGCGACTTCGCGGCAAAATCGGAAAACAGCTGGCGGTCCGTCGGACCCCGCGAGCTGAAGGGCGTCGCCGATCCTCTGGAGATCTTCGCACCGGTCGTGCCTCAACGCAGATCATAA
- a CDS encoding DUF4166 domain-containing protein, with amino-acid sequence MLENIDGHHGTALPDQRFRRLLGEPAWQALPPSVRRRFGKRLKGGSSVVYQGIVVSMRRNFAGRILSHLARLVGAPLPHDMTSVNQPAVVTVTEDCAGDGQFWIRQYGRASGFPQVIHSSKRFAGPTGIEEYIGSGIGMALRVGVADDGLSFTSDHYFLQFRSWRLRLPGWCSPGALIITHRDLGGTRFLFSLTLESRFFGELIHQDALFHDMEVQP; translated from the coding sequence ATGCTGGAGAACATCGACGGTCACCATGGCACAGCGCTCCCGGATCAACGGTTCCGCCGGTTGCTCGGCGAACCGGCCTGGCAGGCACTCCCCCCGTCCGTCCGCCGCCGCTTCGGCAAACGCCTGAAAGGCGGATCGAGCGTGGTCTATCAGGGCATCGTCGTCTCGATGCGGCGCAATTTCGCCGGCCGCATCCTTTCACATCTGGCAAGGCTCGTCGGTGCACCGCTTCCCCATGACATGACATCCGTAAACCAGCCTGCCGTTGTCACGGTCACCGAAGACTGCGCAGGAGACGGACAGTTCTGGATCCGGCAATACGGCCGGGCCTCCGGCTTTCCGCAGGTCATTCACAGTTCGAAACGCTTTGCCGGTCCGACCGGGATCGAGGAATATATCGGTTCGGGGATCGGCATGGCGCTTCGCGTCGGTGTCGCAGACGACGGACTGAGCTTCACAAGCGACCATTACTTTCTGCAGTTCCGGTCATGGCGGCTGCGGCTGCCCGGCTGGTGCAGCCCCGGTGCGCTGATCATTACCCACCGGGACCTCGGCGGCACCCGGTTCCTGTTTTCTCTCACCCTTGAAAGCCGGTTTTTCGGCGAGCTCATCCACCAGGATGCGCTGTTTCACGACATGGAGGTTCAACCATGA
- a CDS encoding TRAP transporter large permease subunit: protein MLEFIGQFLTLNEIAVMVMFITFIWMLFRGIPVAMALVGVSLVFVLLAEFLLDPNRSFFRDIIEFDRTGISYQRMQALSGRLFGGIVKNPVLVALPMFIFMGLMLDQSGVAQRMMHSMQKLFGSLRGGLSLTVMLIGIILAASTGVIGASVTLLGVMALPAMMKQDYSKPIATGTIASAGTLGILIPPSIMLVIMSDQLAISLGDLFMGALFPGLILGALYIVFIVIYGLINPKAMPAPEKPEKVHWEDVKEVLLAVVPPMFLILLVLGSIFAGIATPTEASGLGAMGATLLALANRRLNWKVVKDVSRSTLNTSGYIVGIFLAANFFAFVLRRYGGDEIVQHLVLSVFEDPYMTVGFILLIVFLLGFLLDWIEITIIIMPLMLPIIVGLDLAVPGFDQVRDPSVVWFAILVAVTLQTSFLTPPVGFALFYLKGVCPPGVTLAHIYRGVVPFVILQLIGLMIVFYFPALTTWLPSVAYGN from the coding sequence ATGCTTGAATTCATTGGCCAGTTTCTCACGCTGAACGAAATCGCCGTCATGGTGATGTTCATCACCTTCATCTGGATGCTGTTTCGCGGCATTCCCGTTGCCATGGCACTTGTCGGAGTCAGCCTCGTCTTCGTGCTGCTGGCCGAGTTCCTGCTTGACCCGAACCGCTCGTTTTTCCGCGATATCATCGAATTCGACCGGACCGGCATCAGCTATCAGCGCATGCAGGCGTTGTCCGGACGGCTGTTCGGCGGGATCGTCAAGAATCCGGTTCTTGTTGCGCTGCCCATGTTCATCTTCATGGGCCTGATGCTCGACCAGTCGGGGGTCGCGCAGCGCATGATGCATTCCATGCAGAAGCTGTTCGGCTCGCTGCGCGGCGGCCTGTCGCTGACGGTGATGCTGATCGGCATCATCCTGGCGGCGTCCACCGGCGTCATCGGCGCATCCGTCACGCTTCTGGGCGTCATGGCGCTGCCGGCAATGATGAAGCAGGATTATTCCAAACCGATCGCCACGGGAACGATCGCCTCGGCCGGGACGCTCGGAATCCTCATTCCGCCGTCGATCATGCTGGTCATCATGTCCGACCAGTTGGCCATCAGCCTCGGCGATCTCTTCATGGGCGCGCTGTTCCCCGGTCTGATCCTCGGGGCGCTCTACATCGTCTTTATCGTCATCTATGGCCTGATCAATCCCAAGGCGATGCCAGCCCCTGAAAAGCCTGAAAAAGTGCATTGGGAGGATGTGAAGGAAGTTCTCCTTGCCGTCGTGCCGCCCATGTTCCTGATCCTGCTGGTTCTGGGATCGATCTTCGCAGGTATTGCGACACCGACCGAAGCGTCGGGCCTCGGGGCGATGGGGGCGACGCTGCTGGCTCTGGCCAACCGGAGGCTGAACTGGAAGGTGGTCAAGGACGTAAGCCGGTCCACATTGAACACGTCCGGCTACATCGTCGGTATCTTTCTTGCCGCCAACTTCTTTGCGTTCGTGCTCAGGCGCTATGGCGGTGACGAGATCGTGCAGCACCTGGTTCTCTCGGTGTTCGAAGACCCCTACATGACCGTCGGCTTCATCCTGCTGATCGTTTTCCTGCTTGGCTTCCTGCTCGACTGGATCGAGATCACGATCATCATCATGCCTCTGATGCTGCCGATCATCGTCGGACTTGACTTGGCCGTGCCCGGGTTCGATCAGGTCCGGGATCCGTCGGTCGTCTGGTTCGCGATCCTGGTGGCGGTGACGCTGCAGACCTCGTTCCTGACGCCACCCGTCGGCTTTGCGCTGTTCTATCTGAAGGGTGTCTGTCCGCCGGGCGTAACGCTGGCACATATCTACAGGGGCGTGGTGCCCTTCGTGATCCTGCAGCTGATCGGCTTGATGATCGTGTTCTATTTCCCGGCGCTCACGACCTGGCTGCCCTCGGTTGCCTACGGCAATTAG
- a CDS encoding TRAP transporter small permease subunit, whose translation MDKPEEVISADGSVAITDPGAVGREEQNAGDRFVVFISNLFAWLFPFLMVAICSQVVLRGAGMNQAWLDDFQWWLYGSAVLVGIAYAVTTNSHVRVDILYDGYSREKKLRTDIVALTWLFLPFIILSWDVTLHYTLSSIKADEGSDSPNGLHNLWILKTLMNLSFILMAVAAWSIYVRLLSKMTRPVLWKQLLYAFPSTMFAVNLATYYALWWVVWLISPPDTTARDIGRHVIFDEVEVGNYDIKYTIMITLVLTFVVIGAARLFSRNKTA comes from the coding sequence ATGGACAAGCCTGAAGAAGTCATTTCAGCCGACGGCAGCGTCGCGATCACGGATCCGGGCGCGGTTGGACGCGAGGAACAAAACGCGGGCGACCGGTTCGTGGTTTTCATTTCCAATCTCTTTGCATGGCTTTTCCCGTTCCTGATGGTCGCAATCTGCTCCCAGGTTGTCCTGCGCGGCGCCGGGATGAACCAGGCCTGGCTAGACGATTTCCAGTGGTGGCTCTATGGATCTGCAGTGCTGGTCGGCATCGCCTATGCCGTGACCACGAATAGCCACGTGCGCGTAGATATCCTTTATGACGGCTATTCCAGAGAGAAGAAGCTCAGGACCGACATCGTCGCCCTGACCTGGCTTTTTCTGCCGTTCATTATCCTGAGCTGGGACGTCACGCTGCACTATACCCTGTCATCGATCAAGGCAGACGAAGGGTCCGACAGCCCGAATGGGTTGCACAATCTCTGGATCCTCAAGACCCTGATGAACCTGTCCTTCATTCTGATGGCGGTGGCAGCCTGGTCGATCTATGTGCGTCTTCTGTCCAAGATGACCCGGCCGGTCCTCTGGAAGCAGCTTCTCTACGCGTTTCCCTCGACAATGTTCGCGGTGAACCTTGCAACTTATTACGCGCTTTGGTGGGTGGTGTGGCTCATCAGCCCGCCCGACACGACGGCGCGGGACATTGGCCGGCACGTGATTTTCGACGAGGTCGAGGTCGGTAACTACGACATCAAATACACGATCATGATTACACTGGTCCTGACCTTCGTGGTGATCGGCGCAGCCAGGCTATTCAGCCGCAACAAGACGGCGTGA